From Draconibacterium halophilum, one genomic window encodes:
- a CDS encoding sensor histidine kinase → MISKNLYFKILVRVLLLLAGALFLGWIIFDRQAYIFAIIPTLFILGVTINLIYFLNRINRRIFYFFDAIKNEDSTLRFPNNIDNKVINDLNQSLQKVNSQIQQIYLDNQKQEQYFQALLEHAATGMFTFNKKGFILHSNKLAKQLFEVDVLTHTNQLERIDPKLFQTIKEIQPSEQRLITLHLKSGIFQLLIKSNSFISDKDELMLISVHDIKNQLDEKELDSWRKLIRVMMHEIMNSITPVTSLSESLAGYFYQNGAMVSPEDINTKTIETTIRGLEVIREQGKGLINFVESYRKITRLPAPEKKIFQVKNLIDHIRILSSSFENAEHVELSCNVTPPELELHADEKQISQVLINLVKNAYQANEDNKNAKITIKATVNETGHPSILVTDNGPGISDELMDKIFVPFFTTKENGSGIGLSISRQIMQLHGGSLKMSSVPGKYTSAVLVF, encoded by the coding sequence ATGATCAGTAAAAACTTATATTTTAAAATCCTGGTCAGAGTCTTGCTTTTACTGGCCGGTGCCCTATTTCTTGGGTGGATAATCTTCGACAGGCAAGCTTACATTTTTGCCATTATTCCGACACTGTTTATTTTAGGAGTCACCATTAACCTCATCTATTTCTTGAACCGCATTAACCGCCGGATATTTTACTTTTTCGATGCTATTAAAAACGAAGACTCAACCCTGCGATTCCCGAATAACATCGACAACAAAGTTATAAACGACCTCAACCAAAGCCTGCAAAAAGTAAACTCACAAATTCAGCAAATCTATCTCGACAACCAAAAGCAGGAACAATATTTTCAGGCCCTGCTGGAGCACGCTGCCACCGGTATGTTCACTTTCAATAAGAAAGGTTTTATTCTGCATTCGAATAAACTTGCCAAACAACTTTTTGAAGTGGATGTGCTTACGCATACTAACCAGTTGGAACGAATTGATCCCAAACTTTTTCAGACTATAAAAGAAATACAACCCTCCGAGCAAAGACTGATCACTTTACATTTAAAAAGCGGCATCTTTCAATTACTCATCAAGTCGAATTCATTTATTTCTGACAAAGATGAGTTGATGCTTATTTCGGTGCATGACATTAAAAACCAGCTGGATGAAAAGGAGTTGGATTCGTGGCGGAAACTGATACGGGTAATGATGCACGAGATCATGAATTCCATTACTCCGGTTACCTCGTTATCGGAAAGTCTGGCCGGATATTTCTACCAAAACGGGGCAATGGTATCGCCTGAAGATATTAATACTAAAACGATTGAGACAACCATTCGCGGGCTGGAAGTCATTCGCGAACAAGGTAAAGGACTGATCAATTTTGTGGAGTCGTATCGAAAGATTACGCGACTACCGGCTCCTGAAAAGAAAATCTTCCAGGTGAAAAACCTTATCGATCATATACGGATCTTATCGTCTTCGTTTGAGAATGCCGAACATGTTGAGTTATCGTGTAATGTTACGCCTCCTGAACTGGAATTGCATGCCGATGAAAAGCAAATTTCGCAGGTGTTGATCAACCTTGTGAAAAATGCATATCAGGCCAATGAAGACAATAAAAATGCAAAAATCACGATCAAAGCGACGGTTAACGAAACAGGTCACCCAAGCATTTTGGTTACAGACAACGGCCCCGGAATTTCGGATGAATTGATGGACAAAATTTTTGTTCCGTTTTTTACCACCAAAGAAAATGGTTCGGGAATCGGACTCAGTATTTCCCGGCAGATCATGCAATTGCACGGTGGCAGCCTGAAAATGAGTTCCGTTCCCGGAAAATATACTTCGGCAGTTTTGGTATTTTAA
- a CDS encoding glycoside hydrolase family 127 protein has protein sequence MKYTALLLLLFFALNSCVKEIDNTPVEYFNLSDVELLDSEFKNAQIQDVAYLMALDPDRLLAPFLREAGLEPKAESYPNWENTGLDGHIGGHYLTALALMYASTGDTELKERLDYMISELKRCQDANGNGYIGGVPGGEEMWEEVKSGEIRAGGFDLNGSWVPLYNIHKTYAGLRDAWIYAGNETAKTMLIGLTDWMLDLVSDLSDEQIQTMLHSEHGGLNETFADVAEITGEEKYLELAKKFSHREILDPLIEHHDELNGKHANTQIPKVIGYQRIAELGGDPAWSDAALFFWDVVVNGRSVAIGGNSVREHFHPKDDFSEMISSVEGPETCNSYNMLKLTKMLYPTFGNNSKFIDYYERTLYNHILASVNPDNGGLVYFTPMRPNHYRVYSQPETSFWCCVGSGIENPGKYGEMIYAHSDKSLYVNLFIPSVLNWEAKSTEVVLETQFPDEDKVYLTINPKENTEFELHLRYPSWVEEGAMKVLVNGSEAKYQQSENGYAVVIREWEKGDKVELVLPMKITVEQLEDGSNNYAFEYGPIVLAAKTGTEDLKGLYADASRMGHVAKGKMIPLKDRPIVVASADKLPSMLEKEAGDELAFKLNGLYPEQYESGLELMPFYRIHESRYNIYWSQASEDELNEMIRQVEEEEKARIALDEITVDKVESGEQQPESDHFVKFEGSRTGYANDYHYRETRRFFSYNLKNTDNTGRFLYLKYFDSAYPRSAEILVNNNSLGTIELNGDGEDDILEKVIPLPASEHAKQELIFKVQASNNQSSMRLIEVRLLSKDEIPEL, from the coding sequence ATGAAATATACAGCATTATTACTATTGTTATTTTTTGCCCTGAATTCATGTGTAAAAGAAATAGATAACACGCCGGTAGAGTATTTTAATTTAAGCGATGTAGAATTGCTCGACAGCGAATTTAAAAACGCGCAGATACAGGACGTTGCCTATCTGATGGCACTCGATCCTGATCGTTTGCTGGCTCCTTTTTTACGTGAAGCCGGTTTGGAACCAAAAGCCGAAAGTTATCCCAATTGGGAAAATACAGGCCTCGATGGGCATATTGGCGGTCACTATCTTACAGCATTGGCGTTGATGTACGCGTCAACCGGCGATACGGAACTGAAGGAACGACTCGACTATATGATTTCCGAATTGAAACGCTGCCAGGATGCCAACGGAAACGGTTATATTGGCGGTGTTCCCGGTGGCGAAGAAATGTGGGAAGAAGTAAAAAGTGGTGAAATTCGTGCTGGAGGATTTGATCTGAACGGCAGTTGGGTGCCACTTTATAACATTCATAAAACGTATGCTGGTTTGCGCGATGCATGGATTTATGCCGGAAACGAAACAGCCAAAACCATGTTAATCGGCTTGACTGACTGGATGCTGGATCTTGTGTCGGATTTAAGCGACGAACAGATTCAGACCATGCTGCACAGCGAACATGGTGGGTTGAATGAAACATTTGCCGATGTAGCAGAAATTACCGGCGAAGAGAAATACCTTGAGTTGGCTAAAAAATTCTCACATCGCGAAATTCTCGATCCTTTAATCGAACATCACGATGAACTAAATGGAAAACATGCCAATACTCAAATACCAAAAGTTATCGGTTACCAGCGTATTGCCGAATTGGGTGGCGATCCGGCCTGGTCGGATGCAGCCCTCTTTTTTTGGGATGTGGTGGTAAACGGCCGCAGCGTAGCTATTGGCGGAAACAGTGTTCGCGAACATTTTCATCCAAAAGACGATTTCTCGGAAATGATATCATCGGTTGAAGGACCGGAAACCTGCAACTCGTACAACATGTTAAAACTGACTAAAATGTTGTACCCCACTTTCGGCAACAATAGCAAGTTTATCGACTATTACGAAAGAACACTTTACAATCATATTTTAGCATCGGTTAACCCCGACAATGGCGGCCTGGTTTATTTTACGCCCATGCGCCCCAACCACTACCGTGTTTATTCGCAACCTGAAACCAGTTTTTGGTGTTGTGTGGGTTCCGGTATCGAAAATCCGGGGAAATATGGTGAGATGATTTATGCACACAGCGATAAATCCTTGTACGTAAATCTATTTATTCCGTCGGTGCTCAACTGGGAAGCAAAAAGTACTGAAGTGGTTTTGGAAACTCAATTTCCTGATGAGGACAAAGTTTATCTTACCATCAATCCAAAAGAAAATACGGAATTTGAATTGCATCTTCGTTACCCATCGTGGGTGGAAGAAGGAGCAATGAAAGTACTGGTGAACGGAAGTGAAGCAAAATACCAGCAGTCGGAAAATGGTTATGCTGTTGTTATTCGGGAATGGGAAAAAGGCGATAAAGTAGAATTGGTTTTACCTATGAAAATTACGGTAGAACAGTTGGAGGATGGCAGCAATAATTATGCTTTTGAATATGGACCGATTGTGCTGGCAGCAAAAACCGGTACCGAAGATCTGAAAGGTTTGTATGCCGATGCCAGCCGAATGGGACACGTAGCGAAAGGTAAAATGATCCCGCTAAAAGATCGCCCGATAGTTGTGGCTTCGGCTGATAAATTACCGTCGATGCTGGAAAAAGAAGCCGGAGACGAGTTGGCATTTAAACTTAATGGATTATACCCGGAACAATACGAAAGCGGATTGGAACTGATGCCGTTTTACCGGATACACGAGTCGCGCTACAATATTTACTGGTCGCAGGCAAGCGAGGATGAATTAAACGAAATGATTCGTCAGGTTGAAGAAGAGGAAAAAGCCAGAATTGCCTTAGACGAAATTACGGTTGATAAGGTTGAAAGTGGAGAGCAGCAGCCCGAATCGGATCACTTTGTGAAATTTGAGGGATCAAGAACCGGATACGCAAATGATTATCACTACCGCGAAACACGCCGGTTTTTTAGTTATAACCTAAAAAATACCGACAATACAGGTCGCTTTTTATACCTGAAATATTTTGATTCAGCATATCCGCGTTCGGCAGAAATACTTGTGAACAACAATTCTCTAGGTACTATAGAACTGAATGGAGATGGAGAAGATGATATTCTGGAAAAAGTTATTCCATTACCTGCCAGTGAGCATGCAAAACAAGAATTGATATTTAAGGTGCAGGCTTCGAACAATCAATCCAGCATGCGGCTTATTGAAGTTCGCTTACTGAGTAAAGACGAAATTCCTGAATTGTAA
- a CDS encoding alpha-L-arabinofuranosidase C-terminal domain-containing protein: MKPYILTFVLLLFTSITLKANEPDSAYVFSYTSGNNRNTAGLNLAWSIDRENWHAIGPEFRFLASDFGTWGGQKKMFDPFLFQDDDSLWHCLWTLNEDVQQFAHAASTDLYNWKRQSYPKVVEEGNVTNIEVAFDEQNKVYTITWINENKGLETIFKTTTNDFKTYSVTEEATEADRLNLRKTVRIDGEVQTGVINKLSWNEIDALIKWNEWNRFHQQQRADNTSLDAERFMDLETVKAEIAVFPEKSKAISDMLIGIFFEDINYAADGGLYAELIQNRGFEYQLSDRKGNDPTWTAKKAWSLSGEEASFSIDTVAPIHTNNKHFAVLDIEKPGVALVNDGFNGIAVEKGEKYNFSVFARMLDGVKSNLLVRLVDGNGEVLAEAKTKAFSSDWKKLEAQLTATKTTAKAKLQVIPQDAEKVALDMISLFPENTFMNRKNGLRADLAQAIADMKPRFVRFPGGCVAHGDGLENIYRWNNTVGPLEARVPQRNIWNYHQSAGLGYFEYFQFCEDIDAEPIPVLAAGVPCQNSSCGGHGQQGGIPMCDMGDYIQEVLDLIEWANGDKSTKWGKVRAEAGHPEPFNLKYLGIGNEDLITDVFEERFTMIYDAVREKYPEITVIGTVGPFYTGTDYVEGWELATKLEVPMVDEHYYQPPGWFIHNQDFYDRYDRSKSKVYLGEYAAHLPGRPNNIETALSEALYMTSVERNADVVTMTSYAPLLAKEGFTQWTPDLIYFNNTEIHPTVGYYVQKLYGNNAGDSYIPSEIKLSDNSEDVKKRVAISVVEDSKTNDLIVKLVNLLPAEVDASVDLSGFDIADSEAVLSVLKGKPDSKTAKPEDSKISVSEKFDYSLPAYSFSVIRINP; this comes from the coding sequence ATGAAACCGTATATTCTGACTTTTGTACTACTTCTATTTACATCAATAACTTTAAAAGCCAATGAGCCCGATTCGGCCTATGTTTTTTCGTATACAAGCGGAAATAACCGCAATACTGCAGGTTTGAATTTGGCATGGAGTATCGATCGTGAAAACTGGCATGCCATCGGTCCTGAATTCCGGTTTCTGGCAAGCGATTTTGGAACCTGGGGAGGGCAAAAGAAAATGTTCGATCCTTTTTTGTTTCAGGATGACGATAGTTTGTGGCATTGCCTGTGGACATTGAACGAAGACGTACAACAGTTTGCGCACGCCGCTTCAACCGATTTGTATAACTGGAAACGGCAGTCGTATCCCAAGGTAGTTGAAGAAGGAAATGTGACCAACATTGAAGTTGCTTTTGATGAGCAAAACAAAGTGTATACAATCACCTGGATCAATGAAAATAAAGGCCTTGAAACGATCTTCAAGACCACCACAAACGATTTCAAAACCTATTCTGTAACAGAAGAAGCAACAGAAGCTGATCGGCTGAATTTGCGCAAAACTGTTCGCATTGATGGTGAAGTGCAGACCGGTGTTATCAATAAATTGTCGTGGAATGAAATTGATGCCCTGATTAAATGGAATGAATGGAACCGTTTTCATCAACAGCAAAGGGCGGATAATACTTCGTTGGATGCAGAGCGGTTTATGGATTTGGAAACTGTGAAAGCAGAAATCGCTGTTTTCCCCGAAAAAAGTAAAGCCATCAGCGATATGCTGATCGGGATATTTTTCGAGGATATTAATTACGCGGCAGACGGTGGTCTATATGCTGAGTTGATTCAAAATCGTGGTTTTGAATACCAGCTTTCGGACAGAAAAGGAAACGACCCAACATGGACAGCTAAAAAAGCTTGGAGTTTATCGGGTGAGGAAGCCAGTTTTTCCATTGATACCGTTGCACCAATTCATACCAACAATAAACATTTTGCAGTACTTGATATTGAAAAGCCCGGAGTTGCATTGGTAAACGACGGCTTTAACGGAATTGCTGTTGAAAAAGGTGAAAAATACAACTTTTCAGTTTTTGCCAGGATGTTGGATGGAGTGAAAAGTAATTTGCTTGTAAGACTGGTTGACGGAAACGGAGAAGTGTTGGCAGAGGCTAAAACAAAAGCTTTTTCCAGCGATTGGAAAAAGCTGGAAGCACAATTGACAGCAACAAAAACCACGGCAAAAGCAAAACTACAAGTCATCCCACAGGATGCAGAGAAAGTAGCTTTAGACATGATTTCTCTTTTCCCGGAAAACACTTTTATGAATCGTAAAAATGGTTTGCGTGCCGATCTGGCGCAGGCAATCGCCGATATGAAACCCCGCTTTGTGCGTTTCCCCGGTGGTTGTGTGGCGCATGGCGATGGATTAGAAAATATCTATCGCTGGAACAACACGGTAGGACCATTGGAAGCTCGTGTTCCGCAGCGAAACATTTGGAATTACCACCAGTCTGCCGGACTGGGTTATTTCGAGTATTTTCAGTTTTGCGAGGATATTGATGCTGAACCGATCCCCGTTTTAGCTGCCGGTGTTCCCTGCCAAAATTCGTCGTGTGGAGGGCACGGTCAACAGGGCGGAATTCCGATGTGCGACATGGGGGATTACATTCAGGAAGTGCTCGATTTGATTGAATGGGCAAACGGCGATAAAAGCACCAAATGGGGAAAAGTACGGGCCGAAGCCGGACACCCGGAACCTTTCAACTTAAAATATCTTGGTATTGGAAACGAAGACCTGATTACCGATGTTTTTGAAGAACGTTTTACCATGATCTACGATGCCGTTCGCGAGAAATATCCTGAAATTACGGTGATCGGAACCGTTGGTCCTTTTTACACCGGCACCGATTATGTTGAAGGCTGGGAATTGGCAACAAAACTCGAAGTTCCAATGGTTGACGAACACTATTATCAGCCTCCGGGTTGGTTTATTCATAATCAGGATTTTTACGACCGCTACGACCGAAGCAAATCGAAAGTTTACCTCGGAGAATATGCAGCACACCTACCGGGCCGACCAAATAATATTGAAACGGCACTGTCTGAAGCGCTTTATATGACTTCGGTTGAGCGAAATGCCGATGTAGTAACCATGACGTCGTACGCACCACTGCTGGCCAAAGAAGGTTTTACTCAGTGGACTCCTGATTTGATCTATTTCAACAATACCGAAATACATCCAACGGTAGGTTATTATGTGCAGAAACTATATGGAAACAATGCTGGCGATTCATACATTCCGTCCGAAATTAAACTTTCGGACAATAGTGAGGACGTGAAAAAACGAGTGGCGATTTCGGTAGTGGAAGACAGCAAAACCAACGATCTTATCGTTAAACTGGTAAACTTGCTTCCTGCAGAAGTTGATGCTTCAGTCGATTTGTCCGGGTTTGATATTGCTGATTCAGAAGCTGTATTATCGGTATTAAAAGGAAAACCGGACTCCAAAACCGCAAAACCGGAGGACAGCAAAATTAGTGTGTCAGAGAAATTTGATTATTCGTTACCAGCCTATTCTTTTTCGGTCATACGGATTAATCCATAA
- a CDS encoding DoxX family protein produces MKSLFRTKLNNTSVHFSLLLLRLAAGGFMLTHGFPKLQRLLAGEMQFGDPLGLGAEVSLVLAVFAEFFCSILIMLGLGTRLAVIPLIVTMAVAAFIVHGADPFGRKEMALFYLVSYIVLLLSGSGKISVDRFISRK; encoded by the coding sequence ATGAAGAGCTTATTTCGAACAAAATTAAACAATACAAGTGTTCACTTTTCGCTGCTGCTGCTTCGTTTGGCTGCAGGAGGTTTTATGCTTACGCACGGGTTTCCAAAACTACAACGCCTTTTAGCCGGCGAAATGCAATTTGGCGATCCACTTGGCTTGGGAGCTGAAGTATCTTTGGTATTGGCAGTTTTTGCCGAGTTTTTCTGCTCCATTCTTATCATGCTTGGATTGGGAACTCGTCTGGCTGTAATTCCATTAATTGTTACCATGGCTGTTGCTGCGTTTATTGTTCATGGTGCCGATCCATTTGGTCGCAAAGAAATGGCTTTATTCTATCTGGTAAGTTATATTGTTTTACTACTGTCGGGTAGTGGTAAAATTTCAGTTGATCGTTTCATCAGCAGAAAATAG
- a CDS encoding sigma-54-dependent transcriptional regulator: MTTIMRTMPKGNILIVDDNKSIISTLEILLGQEFDAVKGITNPNLIPNELRTGNYNVVILDMNFQAGINTGNEGLYWLEQIKKSYPNISVVLITAYSEVELAVKALKQGATDFVPKPWDNSKLLATVKAAVQLNFSKTEVGKLRQKEAGLKQELNRDQKFIIGSSPQLTQVMNMVRKVAKTNANILITGENGTGKELIAREIHRLSQRRNEVMVSVDMGAISETLFESELFGHVKGAFTDARENRAGKFETAHKGTLFLDEIGNLSFHLQAKLLAAIQNHEFMRLGSDKSIPVDIRLVCATNKKLENMVVEGLFREDLLYRINTIQIEVPPLRERGNDIIILADFFLKKFAAKYEKHGLKINQPAQEKLLKYNWPGNIRELQHTIEKAVILSDSTVLKPEDFFFKQLLSSKFEDEHLTIEEMEKRMIVSAIDKNTRNMSLAADKLGITRQTLYNKIKKYGL; encoded by the coding sequence ATGACAACAATAATGCGCACCATGCCAAAAGGAAACATCTTAATAGTTGACGACAACAAAAGCATTATCAGCACCCTGGAGATTTTGCTGGGGCAGGAATTCGATGCCGTGAAAGGAATTACCAACCCGAACCTCATTCCGAACGAACTCCGCACCGGCAACTACAATGTTGTAATTCTCGACATGAATTTTCAGGCCGGAATAAACACCGGAAACGAAGGTTTGTACTGGCTTGAACAGATAAAAAAGAGTTATCCCAATATCTCGGTGGTGCTGATTACTGCCTACAGCGAAGTGGAACTGGCTGTAAAAGCACTGAAGCAGGGGGCCACCGATTTTGTGCCCAAACCCTGGGACAATAGCAAACTTCTGGCTACTGTTAAAGCTGCTGTTCAACTTAATTTCTCGAAAACTGAAGTTGGAAAACTGAGACAGAAAGAGGCCGGATTAAAACAGGAACTCAACCGTGATCAGAAATTTATTATTGGTTCGTCGCCACAACTTACGCAGGTGATGAACATGGTGCGCAAAGTGGCAAAAACCAATGCTAACATTCTGATTACCGGAGAAAACGGAACGGGAAAAGAACTGATTGCCCGCGAAATACACCGCCTCTCGCAACGTCGCAACGAAGTGATGGTAAGTGTTGATATGGGAGCAATTAGCGAAACACTTTTTGAAAGCGAACTTTTTGGCCATGTAAAAGGCGCTTTTACTGATGCCCGTGAAAACCGAGCAGGGAAATTTGAGACAGCACACAAAGGAACACTCTTTCTCGACGAAATCGGGAACCTTTCGTTTCATTTGCAGGCCAAGCTACTGGCAGCCATTCAAAACCACGAGTTTATGCGGTTGGGCTCCGACAAGTCCATTCCGGTGGATATCCGCCTGGTTTGTGCCACCAACAAAAAACTGGAGAATATGGTAGTTGAAGGTTTGTTTCGCGAAGATTTGTTGTACCGTATTAACACCATTCAAATAGAAGTTCCTCCGCTACGGGAAAGAGGAAACGACATTATCATTCTGGCCGATTTCTTTCTTAAGAAATTTGCTGCCAAGTATGAAAAACACGGATTAAAAATTAACCAGCCTGCACAAGAAAAACTGCTAAAATACAATTGGCCCGGCAACATTCGCGAATTGCAACACACTATTGAAAAGGCTGTGATTTTAAGCGATTCAACGGTATTAAAACCCGAGGATTTCTTTTTTAAACAGTTGCTATCTTCGAAGTTTGAAGACGAACACCTTACCATTGAAGAGATGGAGAAACGCATGATCGTTTCGGCCATTGACAAAAATACCAGGAACATGAGTCTGGCTGCCGATAAACTGGGAATTACACGCCAAACACTGTACAACAAAATAAAAAAATACGGGCTATGA
- a CDS encoding efflux RND transporter periplasmic adaptor subunit, with protein MDKQIEKKKGLKAKHIIWIVGGLAFAFLLYKVVMGSSGSVFRAEKDKLTISTVTDGEFNDYITVIGQVEPITTIFLDVEEGGKVEEIFIEEGAMIKKGDVILRLKNNDLNTTIMNSESNMAYHSNELRNTQIAIEQQQIGNQRAKLQIDLQVTQAERKYKQYKALYDDELIAREEYLRAKEDYELTLKEKELTYLKFEQDSIFRTNQKKNMDESLENMRDNLKMARLRLDNLNVKAPEDGQLGLLNAEIGESIGRGQRIGMVNILTNFKINALIDEHYIDRVRRGLNSSFDRGGDNYKLTVKKVYPEVREGQFEIDMIFEGAKPDNIRTGQTYHTKLQLGQPEKAVLIPKGGFFQSTGGQWVYVLNDNETEAEKRSIRIGKQNPQYYEVLEGLKAGEKVITSSYDLFGDNDKIVFK; from the coding sequence ATGGATAAACAAATAGAAAAGAAAAAAGGCTTAAAAGCCAAACACATTATTTGGATTGTTGGTGGATTGGCATTTGCCTTTCTGTTGTATAAAGTGGTGATGGGAAGCAGCGGCTCGGTGTTTCGTGCCGAGAAAGATAAGCTAACGATTAGCACAGTTACCGACGGCGAGTTTAACGACTACATTACCGTAATTGGCCAGGTGGAACCCATTACAACAATTTTCCTTGATGTGGAAGAAGGGGGAAAAGTGGAAGAGATTTTCATTGAAGAAGGAGCGATGATAAAAAAGGGGGATGTGATTCTGAGATTGAAAAACAACGACCTGAATACCACCATTATGAACAGCGAGTCGAATATGGCTTACCATTCCAACGAGCTACGGAATACACAAATTGCCATTGAACAACAACAGATCGGTAATCAACGAGCCAAGCTGCAGATTGATCTTCAGGTAACTCAGGCAGAGCGCAAATACAAACAATATAAAGCATTGTACGACGATGAACTGATTGCCCGGGAGGAATACCTGCGGGCAAAGGAAGACTATGAGCTGACGTTAAAAGAAAAGGAGTTAACATACCTGAAGTTTGAGCAGGATTCGATTTTCCGCACTAACCAGAAGAAAAATATGGACGAGAGTCTGGAAAACATGAGGGATAACCTGAAAATGGCTCGCCTAAGGCTGGATAACCTGAATGTAAAAGCGCCAGAGGATGGTCAGCTGGGATTATTAAATGCCGAGATAGGTGAGTCTATTGGGCGAGGTCAGCGCATTGGGATGGTAAATATTTTAACCAATTTTAAAATCAATGCACTCATCGACGAGCACTACATCGACCGGGTTCGTCGCGGACTGAATTCCTCATTCGATCGTGGTGGCGACAATTATAAGCTTACAGTTAAAAAAGTATATCCCGAAGTTCGCGAAGGCCAGTTTGAAATTGATATGATTTTTGAAGGAGCCAAACCGGATAACATCCGAACCGGGCAAACCTACCACACAAAATTGCAGCTGGGGCAACCGGAAAAAGCAGTGCTCATTCCAAAAGGTGGTTTCTTCCAAAGTACAGGTGGGCAATGGGTGTATGTGTTAAACGATAACGAAACAGAAGCTGAAAAACGCAGTATCCGAATTGGAAAGCAAAATCCACAGTATTACGAGGTTTTGGAAGGTTTGAAAGCAGGAGAAAAAGTAATTACGTCGAGTTACGACTTGTTTGGCGACAACGACAAGATCGTTTTTAAGTAA
- a CDS encoding TolC family protein, translating into MIKKRIVFIIVLYLIIGNTIQAQQKWSLNQCISYAIENNINLKEYEILEKLSLEDAQQAKRNMLPDLNASTSAGLNFGRSVDPNTNAYINTEFFNNTYNLSSSIAVFDGFRIQNRIKYQQFRKQASEYNRLNATDDLAFNVMVAFFDVVYYKGMLEIANEQVEASKLSLKTTEKKVEVGLKAKTDLLDMRANLEEEELNKIKIENTVETATLKLKQLMNYVSADEMELVDDSSIVVNEKVAQPQQLFEQYTSWSPYYQSIEANVNATEKGLALSRSALYPSLYANGSYNTGFYETNTDADGNTVAFGDQWKNNKNQYLGARLSIPIFNKWAIRSDVKKAKLELQQAKNNLDNERQKLFFEMVNNLTELEALYKEHSQYVKRTEVDQLAFQAAEKKFDQGLIDINDYYIAKNRLATTQSSVLRSRTLWEIKMKVLQFYRGQRFWEGAPSNSPRGEN; encoded by the coding sequence ATGATCAAGAAGCGAATAGTTTTTATAATAGTTTTATATTTAATAATTGGAAATACGATTCAGGCTCAACAAAAGTGGAGTTTGAACCAATGTATTTCTTATGCCATTGAAAACAACATCAATTTAAAAGAGTACGAGATTCTTGAAAAACTGTCGCTGGAAGACGCGCAACAAGCCAAGCGCAACATGTTGCCGGATTTAAATGCATCAACCAGTGCGGGATTGAACTTTGGTCGCTCAGTCGATCCAAATACGAACGCTTATATCAATACCGAGTTTTTTAACAACACTTATAATTTGTCATCGTCTATTGCCGTTTTTGATGGATTTCGTATTCAGAACCGGATAAAATATCAGCAATTCAGAAAACAGGCCTCGGAATACAATCGTTTAAACGCAACCGATGATTTGGCTTTTAACGTGATGGTGGCCTTTTTCGATGTGGTTTATTACAAGGGAATGCTCGAAATTGCCAATGAGCAGGTAGAAGCCTCGAAGCTAAGTTTGAAAACAACAGAAAAGAAAGTGGAAGTGGGTTTAAAAGCTAAAACCGACTTACTGGACATGCGGGCTAATCTGGAAGAGGAAGAACTAAACAAAATTAAGATTGAAAACACAGTGGAAACAGCCACCTTAAAACTGAAACAACTGATGAATTATGTGTCAGCTGATGAAATGGAACTGGTAGATGATTCGTCGATTGTAGTTAATGAAAAAGTAGCCCAGCCGCAACAACTTTTTGAGCAATACACCAGTTGGTCACCTTATTACCAATCGATTGAAGCCAATGTAAACGCCACCGAAAAAGGCCTTGCTTTGAGTCGCTCGGCACTCTATCCTTCGCTTTATGCCAATGGATCGTATAACACCGGTTTTTACGAAACCAATACCGATGCCGATGGTAATACGGTGGCTTTTGGCGATCAATGGAAAAACAACAAAAATCAGTATTTGGGAGCCCGGTTAAGTATTCCAATTTTTAATAAATGGGCGATTCGCTCCGATGTGAAAAAAGCAAAACTCGAACTGCAACAGGCCAAAAATAACCTCGATAATGAAAGGCAAAAACTGTTTTTCGAGATGGTAAATAACCTCACCGAATTGGAAGCTTTGTACAAAGAACACAGTCAGTATGTAAAACGTACCGAGGTTGACCAGTTGGCCTTTCAGGCTGCCGAAAAGAAATTCGACCAGGGCTTGATTGATATCAACGATTACTACATTGCTAAAAACCGGTTGGCAACTACTCAGAGTTCGGTTTTACGCTCGCGCACGCTGTGGGAGATAAAAATGAAAGTACTGCAGTTTTACAGAGGACAGCGTTTTTGGGAAGGTGCCCCCTCTAACTCCCCCAGGGGGGAGAATTAA